One region of Terriglobia bacterium genomic DNA includes:
- a CDS encoding cytochrome c: MKMKFFLAAFLVASALSLGLMANASSGGKDTAKDSPAPTVSAEQSAQHENMNLEGEKRFRSNCGRCHAAPPKFPPRMMATIVRHMRVRATITDQDMRLILRYMTE; this comes from the coding sequence ATGAAGATGAAATTTTTCCTGGCGGCGTTCCTCGTCGCAAGTGCGCTGTCGCTGGGCTTGATGGCCAACGCCAGCAGTGGCGGCAAGGATACCGCGAAAGACTCTCCGGCGCCCACCGTTTCTGCGGAGCAGAGCGCGCAGCATGAAAACATGAACCTTGAGGGCGAGAAGCGTTTTCGCTCCAACTGCGGACGCTGCCATGCCGCGCCGCCTAAATTCCCGCCGCGAATGATGGCCACCATTGTGCGCCACATGCGTGTTCGCGCCACCATCACAGACCAGGATATGCGCTTGATCCTGCGCTACATGACGGAGTAG
- a CDS encoding tetratricopeptide repeat protein, with protein sequence MRLPRLMFALFLAAAITAAYPQTTVKSKAGKSEKFPVTTSSAAAARYFETGMVHYENHRWNFALRDWREAVALDPKFALAYTWICFTTTDPAEESQDRAKAKALLNHITPAEQSMVRWMAGVHENNYVEGIQAMNDVAQAYPHDKRLNFLIGYWLYKLDEYERSKTFTLQALEDDPAYATAYNQLGYLYSRSREYDKAIDAMGKYVKLLPNEPNPHDSYGEMLRLSGRFDDALEQYHIALKIDPTFYISQKELGETYAVMGQEERARTEYAKAIQEAPGNGLKAEYLQKSAMTYLRDQKYDDADKAYRQAAASAHAMGQWVWEARAYRIMAMYQNDRAAAADDLNRADTVLTENSLLVAESDLDEERARILRVRLEKAVAANDFSIAKKILSELAKMSASGSISIERTYSGAAGTLYLAQKKYRDAAAQLEQDFMNPVSIRLLITADRKANAKAAAEEWRMKLLDWKIPTVEEALVVPAYRAQQEAVAAKK encoded by the coding sequence ATGCGATTGCCACGCCTGATGTTTGCGCTCTTTCTGGCCGCCGCTATAACTGCGGCGTATCCCCAAACCACGGTCAAGTCCAAAGCGGGCAAATCCGAGAAGTTTCCGGTGACCACCTCATCAGCGGCAGCAGCGCGATACTTTGAGACGGGCATGGTCCATTATGAGAACCATCGCTGGAATTTTGCCCTGCGTGACTGGCGCGAAGCGGTTGCGCTCGATCCGAAGTTCGCACTCGCTTACACATGGATTTGCTTTACGACTACCGACCCCGCCGAGGAGAGCCAGGACCGCGCCAAAGCCAAGGCGCTCTTGAACCACATCACACCAGCAGAGCAGTCAATGGTCCGCTGGATGGCCGGCGTGCATGAGAACAACTACGTGGAAGGCATCCAGGCCATGAACGACGTGGCCCAGGCGTATCCGCATGACAAGCGCTTGAACTTTCTCATCGGATACTGGCTTTACAAGCTCGACGAGTACGAGCGCTCCAAGACCTTTACTTTGCAGGCGCTGGAAGATGATCCGGCCTATGCTACCGCCTACAACCAGCTGGGATATCTGTATTCGCGCAGCCGCGAGTATGACAAGGCGATTGACGCCATGGGGAAGTACGTAAAGCTTCTTCCCAATGAACCCAACCCGCATGATTCTTACGGCGAAATGCTGCGCCTCTCCGGACGATTTGATGACGCGCTGGAGCAGTACCACATCGCCCTGAAGATCGATCCGACCTTTTATATATCTCAGAAAGAGCTGGGTGAGACATACGCGGTGATGGGCCAGGAAGAACGTGCGCGTACGGAGTATGCCAAGGCCATTCAGGAAGCTCCGGGCAACGGACTGAAAGCGGAATACCTGCAGAAATCCGCCATGACCTACCTGCGCGATCAAAAATATGACGACGCGGACAAGGCCTATCGCCAGGCCGCTGCGAGCGCCCACGCCATGGGACAGTGGGTATGGGAAGCGCGTGCCTATCGCATCATGGCCATGTATCAGAATGATCGTGCAGCCGCGGCCGACGATTTGAACCGCGCCGATACGGTTTTGACAGAAAACAGTTTGTTGGTGGCCGAGTCTGATCTAGACGAAGAGCGCGCGCGCATCCTGCGCGTCCGCCTGGAGAAGGCTGTCGCTGCCAATGACTTCTCGATTGCAAAGAAAATACTCAGCGAACTCGCGAAGATGAGCGCCTCCGGCTCCATCAGCATCGAGAGAACTTACTCGGGCGCGGCTGGGACGCTCTACCTGGCGCAAAAGAAGTATCGTGATGCCGCCGCACAGCTTGAACAGGACTTCATGAACCCTGTCTCCATCCGGTTGCTTATAACCGCGGATCGCAAAGCCAACGCAAAAGCTGCGGCCGAGGAATGGCGCATGAAGCTTCTCGACTGGAAGATACCTACGGTTGAAGAAGCGCTGGTTGTCCCTGCCTATCGCGCACAGCAAGAAGCGGTTGCGGCGAAGAAGTAG
- a CDS encoding NUDIX domain-containing protein: MGFEPQKFFIGVIDLFSVLLPGAVLTFLLKGPLWRLLGYKPGSDEIVIFLVVSYLLGHFIFLIGSALLDDRIYDPVKGATFAEQVRRVAKGEKLSPTWARLLAKVFVKSDSAPPVSHAVKIKEYYLDRLKASLSINAFQWAKAQLTLDHPEALASVQRFEADSKFFRSLFVVLCIICPWSVVTRQYPLAIACLPLLVLAFWRYFDQRIKATNQAYWYVITLESQRKDGYRATATMPPSEFTHAGGVVYRRTSVDPSNGGTKDKLEYLLVQATDDPLKWVLPKGHINPGEKLQETAVREVREESGVWAGIRGPLGESSYTFKDEPIKVQFYLMEALKQERPKERKREHLWLILEEALKRNAVERHRKLLKLADEELMAATTSLSADI; encoded by the coding sequence ATGGGCTTTGAGCCGCAAAAATTCTTTATCGGCGTAATAGACCTCTTTTCCGTGCTCTTGCCCGGCGCGGTGCTTACCTTCTTGCTGAAGGGGCCTCTGTGGCGATTGCTTGGATACAAGCCCGGCTCGGATGAAATCGTTATCTTTCTCGTCGTAAGTTATCTGCTCGGACATTTTATTTTCCTCATCGGCTCCGCGCTGCTCGATGACCGTATTTATGATCCGGTCAAAGGGGCGACTTTTGCGGAGCAGGTCAGGAGGGTGGCCAAAGGCGAAAAGCTTTCTCCTACCTGGGCGAGATTACTGGCAAAGGTTTTTGTCAAAAGTGATTCGGCCCCGCCGGTCAGCCACGCTGTGAAGATCAAGGAATACTATCTTGATCGACTCAAGGCGTCTCTTTCAATCAATGCTTTTCAGTGGGCCAAGGCACAGTTGACACTCGACCATCCTGAAGCCCTAGCATCGGTCCAGCGCTTCGAGGCCGACTCCAAGTTTTTCCGCAGCCTGTTTGTGGTGCTTTGCATTATTTGTCCTTGGAGCGTGGTTACGCGTCAATATCCTCTTGCGATCGCCTGCCTGCCTCTTCTGGTGCTGGCCTTTTGGAGATACTTTGACCAGCGCATAAAGGCCACAAACCAGGCTTATTGGTATGTCATCACGCTGGAGAGTCAGCGGAAAGACGGATACCGCGCCACGGCAACCATGCCGCCGAGCGAATTCACACATGCAGGCGGCGTGGTCTACCGCCGGACGAGCGTCGATCCTTCTAATGGCGGGACAAAGGATAAGCTTGAGTATCTTTTGGTGCAAGCTACAGACGATCCACTGAAATGGGTGTTGCCCAAAGGCCACATCAATCCGGGAGAGAAATTGCAGGAAACTGCAGTTCGCGAAGTTCGCGAGGAGAGCGGGGTTTGGGCCGGCATCAGGGGTCCGCTGGGCGAGTCGTCTTACACCTTCAAGGATGAGCCGATCAAGGTGCAGTTTTATCTGATGGAAGCCCTGAAGCAGGAAAGGCCAAAAGAACGCAAGCGTGAGCATCTATGGCTTATTCTGGAGGAAGCTCTGAAGCGCAACGCGGTGGAACGACATCGGAAATTGCTCAAGCTGGCCGATGAAGAGCTGATGGCAGCAACGACCAGTCTCAGCGCAGATATTTAA
- a CDS encoding DEAD/DEAH box helicase, whose translation MLPPVPESLAWAHPLVQEWFINKFGTPTEPQEQGWPHILAGRTTLISAPTGSGKTLAAFLICIDRLVRKALSGDLTDRTEILYISPLKALGNDIQKNLEGPLGEIIALAGEKGMLMPEIRTAVRTGDTLTQDRVRMLKRPPHILVTTPESLYILLTAQKSRGILTHVNTIIVDEIHAVADDKRGAHLALSLERLDALTEKRAVRIGLSATQKPIETVAHFLTGNHRPDPVVVNVGHKRQMDLAIEVPGQELGPVASNELWDEIYNRICELVQQHRSTLVFVNTRRLAERVSFNLAERMSEDVVGAHHGSLARKLRLDAESKLKNGELKVLVATASLELGIDIGHVDLALHIGSPRSIGVSLQRFGRAGHWRGAVPKGRFFPTTRDELIECAALVRSIHHGELDRLIIPDAPLDILAQQIVAICAAEEWGEDELFTLVKRAYPYRELERKEFDDLLTMLGDGIASQRGRFGAYLYRDRMNKRLKARRGARMIAIMNGGAIPETALYTVVAEPEGTVVGTLHEDFAVESLKGDIVLLGNMSWRIRRVESAGRILVEDAHGAPPSIPFWLGEAPGRTEELSRQIGELRQKISDLTPHTVPGFVNQKSPEVLNAVEWLKHECGLDDSGAEQAIEYIVTGRTVLGAVPTTNTVIAERFFDEGGGMQLVVHAPFGARINKAWGLSLRKRFCVSFNFELQAAATDNGVNISLAEQHSFPLADVFHFLHENTVKEVLQQAALLSPLLETRWRWDANRALALLRYWNGKKIPLQVQRTRSADLLASVFPDVAQCQENADGPIVVPDHPLLREVMKDIFQEALDLEGLKDVLRKMRSGEIKCIAVDTPVPSVFSHEILNSNPYAYLDDAPLEERRARAVEMRRTLPESVLQEVGALDPAAIAEVRADAWPDVRDADELADTLHTLIALPESFVPPDGRSPAEAWRGYFGSLRESNRATRARIPAVVPAQPGAAALHNSYNSCGPQAPSPASDTFWVSAEKAKAFAAIYPEAEFEDQLPVVEREIPSQEDALKAMVTGWLTHLGPTNASALAALLRLPVTEIDKTLLRIETTGLILRGNFDKTMGEETQWSERRLLARIHRLTLGTLRKQIEPVTSATFMRWLLRWQHVAPGTQARAEHGTLQVLRQLQGFEVPASAWERHILARRINNYDPQVLDQLCLTGAIGWGRLTPHPAMLEDSSGGGRRVVPTSVAPITFFVRDEAEWMALPSVKSAHRDAEQEVRGLGAGAREVLTFLRTRGASFFADIVRGTGKLKAEIETSLWELVAAGLVTADGFDNLRALIDPKRRAGQGSGKNNRPRHSAGRWSLLYPPHGEDSGRAIESVCRVLLERYGVVFRELLVRESMLPRWRDLLISFRRLEDRGEIRGGRFISGFIGEQFALPVAVESLRAMKTIPPTGEIVTISAADPLNLAGIVVPGERVPAISGKYLSFKDGALVETPETPILSMAGRL comes from the coding sequence ATGCTTCCTCCCGTCCCGGAATCCCTGGCCTGGGCCCATCCCCTGGTGCAGGAATGGTTCATTAATAAATTCGGCACGCCCACGGAGCCACAGGAGCAGGGCTGGCCGCATATTCTGGCCGGACGAACTACGCTTATCTCGGCGCCGACCGGATCAGGCAAGACGCTGGCAGCGTTCCTGATTTGCATTGATCGGCTCGTGCGCAAGGCGTTGAGTGGCGATCTTACCGACCGCACAGAGATCCTTTATATATCGCCGCTAAAGGCCCTGGGCAATGACATTCAGAAGAACCTGGAAGGCCCGCTCGGTGAGATCATAGCGCTGGCCGGCGAAAAGGGGATGCTGATGCCGGAGATTCGCACCGCGGTGCGCACCGGCGACACGTTGACGCAGGACCGAGTGCGGATGCTTAAACGGCCTCCTCATATTCTGGTGACCACTCCGGAATCTTTATACATCTTGCTCACGGCGCAGAAGAGCCGCGGCATTCTCACCCACGTAAACACCATCATCGTCGACGAAATCCACGCCGTGGCCGACGATAAGCGCGGCGCGCATCTTGCCCTTTCTCTTGAACGCCTGGACGCGTTAACCGAAAAACGCGCTGTGCGCATTGGTCTTTCCGCCACGCAGAAGCCGATTGAAACCGTCGCTCACTTTCTGACTGGCAATCACCGTCCCGATCCAGTTGTCGTCAATGTCGGCCACAAGCGACAGATGGATCTGGCGATCGAAGTGCCTGGGCAAGAGCTTGGACCTGTTGCCAGCAACGAACTGTGGGACGAGATTTACAACCGCATCTGCGAGTTGGTCCAGCAGCACCGCTCAACGCTGGTGTTTGTGAACACGCGGCGACTGGCTGAGCGCGTTTCTTTTAACCTGGCCGAACGCATGAGCGAAGACGTGGTGGGAGCGCATCATGGCAGTCTGGCGCGCAAGCTTCGTCTGGATGCGGAAAGCAAGCTCAAAAATGGCGAACTCAAAGTTCTGGTGGCCACCGCTTCGCTCGAACTAGGAATTGATATCGGCCATGTAGATCTGGCTCTGCACATTGGCTCTCCGCGATCTATCGGCGTGTCACTCCAGCGCTTTGGCCGCGCGGGCCACTGGCGTGGCGCTGTACCCAAAGGCCGATTCTTTCCCACTACGCGCGACGAGTTGATCGAATGTGCCGCGCTGGTACGCTCCATCCATCACGGGGAACTTGACCGCCTGATCATTCCTGACGCTCCGCTCGATATTCTGGCGCAGCAGATTGTGGCGATTTGCGCTGCTGAAGAATGGGGCGAGGACGAGCTCTTTACGTTGGTCAAACGGGCCTACCCTTATCGCGAACTTGAGCGGAAAGAGTTTGACGATCTGCTGACCATGCTGGGCGATGGTATTGCCTCACAGCGTGGCCGATTTGGCGCATATCTGTATCGCGATCGTATGAACAAGCGGCTGAAGGCCCGCCGCGGCGCGCGGATGATTGCCATTATGAATGGCGGCGCAATCCCTGAGACCGCACTTTATACCGTTGTCGCCGAGCCGGAAGGGACCGTCGTCGGCACGCTGCATGAAGACTTTGCCGTAGAAAGTCTGAAGGGCGACATAGTCCTTTTGGGTAACATGAGCTGGCGTATCCGCCGCGTGGAATCTGCGGGACGCATCCTGGTGGAAGATGCGCACGGCGCACCGCCTTCGATTCCTTTCTGGCTCGGCGAAGCTCCGGGACGCACGGAAGAACTTTCTAGACAGATCGGCGAACTGCGCCAGAAGATCAGCGACCTCACGCCCCATACAGTGCCCGGATTCGTCAACCAGAAATCGCCGGAAGTTTTGAATGCCGTGGAATGGCTTAAGCACGAGTGTGGGCTGGATGATTCCGGCGCAGAGCAGGCCATTGAATATATTGTGACCGGACGCACCGTGCTGGGCGCGGTCCCCACAACAAATACCGTCATAGCCGAGCGCTTCTTTGATGAAGGCGGCGGCATGCAATTGGTCGTGCATGCTCCGTTCGGCGCACGCATTAACAAAGCCTGGGGACTCTCTCTGCGCAAGCGTTTCTGCGTCTCTTTTAACTTTGAATTGCAGGCAGCCGCAACAGACAATGGCGTAAATATTTCTTTGGCCGAGCAGCACAGCTTCCCGCTGGCTGATGTTTTCCACTTCCTGCACGAGAATACAGTGAAAGAAGTTTTGCAGCAGGCGGCGCTGCTCTCTCCGCTGCTGGAAACGCGCTGGCGCTGGGACGCAAACCGCGCGCTGGCTCTGCTGCGCTACTGGAATGGCAAAAAGATTCCGCTGCAGGTACAACGCACCCGTTCCGCTGATCTGCTGGCTTCCGTATTTCCCGATGTGGCCCAATGCCAGGAAAATGCCGACGGACCGATCGTCGTCCCCGACCATCCTCTTTTGCGCGAGGTGATGAAAGATATTTTCCAGGAAGCGCTCGACCTTGAAGGCCTCAAGGATGTTTTACGCAAGATGCGGTCGGGCGAGATCAAGTGCATCGCCGTCGATACGCCGGTGCCCTCAGTCTTTTCCCACGAGATTCTCAACAGCAATCCTTACGCATATCTCGACGATGCTCCTTTAGAAGAACGTCGCGCGCGCGCCGTGGAGATGCGGCGCACGTTGCCTGAATCAGTCTTGCAGGAAGTTGGCGCGCTTGATCCAGCGGCGATTGCTGAAGTTAGGGCCGACGCGTGGCCTGACGTGCGAGACGCCGACGAACTGGCGGATACGCTGCATACGCTGATTGCTCTGCCAGAAAGCTTTGTGCCCCCCGATGGCCGTTCGCCAGCGGAAGCATGGCGTGGCTACTTTGGCAGTTTGCGTGAATCCAATCGTGCGACCAGGGCGAGAATACCCGCAGTTGTACCCGCGCAGCCGGGGGCGGCCGCGCTCCACAATTCATACAATTCATGTGGACCGCAGGCGCCCTCGCCTGCGAGCGATACATTTTGGGTATCAGCAGAAAAAGCCAAAGCCTTCGCGGCAATTTATCCAGAAGCGGAGTTTGAAGACCAGCTGCCGGTGGTTGAAAGAGAGATACCATCGCAAGAAGATGCGCTCAAAGCCATGGTCACTGGGTGGCTCACGCATCTGGGGCCGACCAATGCATCAGCACTGGCCGCGTTACTGCGTCTGCCTGTCACCGAAATAGACAAGACGCTGTTGCGCATTGAAACCACCGGCCTGATTCTGCGCGGCAATTTTGATAAGACGATGGGTGAGGAGACGCAGTGGTCAGAACGCCGATTGCTGGCACGAATTCATCGCCTGACGCTGGGAACGCTGCGCAAGCAGATTGAGCCGGTCACATCGGCCACGTTCATGCGCTGGCTGCTGCGCTGGCAGCATGTTGCGCCGGGAACGCAGGCGCGGGCCGAACATGGCACGCTGCAAGTGCTGCGGCAGTTGCAAGGTTTTGAGGTACCGGCCAGCGCGTGGGAGCGCCATATCCTCGCGCGAAGGATCAACAATTATGATCCGCAAGTTCTGGACCAGCTTTGCCTTACGGGCGCAATCGGATGGGGACGGCTTACGCCTCATCCGGCAATGCTTGAAGATTCTTCCGGCGGCGGACGTCGAGTGGTTCCTACAAGCGTTGCTCCCATCACGTTCTTCGTTCGCGATGAAGCGGAATGGATGGCTTTGCCCAGCGTGAAATCGGCACATCGTGATGCCGAGCAGGAAGTTCGCGGCCTTGGCGCAGGTGCGCGTGAAGTCCTTACGTTTCTGCGAACGCGCGGCGCGTCTTTCTTTGCCGATATCGTGCGCGGCACGGGCAAGCTAAAAGCGGAGATTGAAACCTCGCTCTGGGAATTGGTGGCTGCGGGCCTGGTTACGGCCGATGGGTTCGACAACCTGCGCGCGCTCATCGATCCCAAGCGGCGCGCCGGGCAGGGAAGCGGCAAGAACAATCGTCCACGGCACAGCGCCGGACGCTGGTCATTACTGTACCCGCCACATGGTGAGGACAGCGGACGAGCAATTGAATCTGTCTGCCGCGTGCTTCTTGAGCGCTATGGCGTGGTCTTCCGTGAACTGCTGGTGCGGGAAAGCATGCTGCCGCGCTGGCGTGACCTGTTGATTTCGTTCCGGCGACTCGAAGATCGCGGTGAAATCCGCGGTGGACGTTTTATCAGCGGCTTCATCGGCGAACAATTTGCCTTGCCCGTGGCCGTTGAATCTTTGCGCGCAATGAAGACCATTCCTCCCACTGGTGAAATCGTAACGATCTCCGCTGCCGATCCGTTGAACCTTGCAGGGATCGTGGTACCCGGGGAGCGCGTGCCCGCGATTTCCGGCAAGTACCTTAGCTTTAAGGATGGAGCGTTGGTTGAGACACCTGAAACTCCGATTCTGAGTATGGCGGGCAGGCTATGA
- a CDS encoding ABC transporter permease — protein sequence MTHSNMVMEDVKMALETIRTHKVRSFLTVLGVVIGTMVAILVASILLGVEKNVQDSLNEFGVDNLFVLKFDPGIRFGRLSPEERTRKPLTYEDGIAIKQELPAVKDVVIEILSRIGQGPQPIRTARYKSHELTNILFRGMTSSYAEVVNGRMKEGRFYTEQEDLHRADVVVLGFDAEKSLFPDETAEGKQLLVDGNLYTVIGVFDKKKSTLNQAGDVEVFIPFRTYKKHYPQDDEIALIAAAYPGMKSVAEDQIRGLLRTRRRVPPNKPDTFGISSAEQLGVQFRDIMQGIFQLVVSVVSVGLLVGGVGVMNIMLMSVTERTREIGVRKAIGARKRDISFQFITEAMTLTGIGGFLGVILSLIFSFLMQLAHFPSSVPIWAILLALAVACSVGLFFGIYPAVKAARLDPVTALRYE from the coding sequence ATGACTCACTCCAACATGGTGATGGAAGACGTGAAGATGGCTCTGGAGACCATCCGCACCCACAAGGTCAGATCGTTTTTAACCGTGCTGGGCGTGGTGATTGGGACCATGGTCGCGATCCTTGTCGCTTCGATCCTGCTGGGCGTTGAGAAGAATGTCCAGGATTCGCTAAATGAATTTGGCGTTGATAATTTGTTCGTTTTAAAGTTTGATCCCGGCATTCGATTTGGCCGTCTGTCGCCTGAAGAACGCACACGCAAACCGCTGACGTATGAGGATGGCATTGCCATCAAACAAGAGCTGCCGGCGGTAAAGGACGTGGTAATAGAAATCCTTTCGCGCATTGGACAAGGTCCGCAGCCGATCCGCACAGCGCGCTATAAGAGCCATGAGCTCACAAATATTCTCTTTCGCGGGATGACCTCCAGCTATGCTGAGGTCGTCAATGGTCGCATGAAAGAAGGCCGTTTCTATACCGAGCAGGAAGACCTTCATCGCGCCGATGTAGTAGTGCTCGGCTTTGACGCGGAGAAAAGCCTCTTTCCCGATGAAACCGCTGAAGGCAAGCAGCTGCTGGTGGATGGCAATCTATATACCGTGATCGGCGTGTTCGATAAAAAGAAGAGCACGTTGAACCAGGCCGGCGATGTGGAAGTCTTCATTCCTTTCCGAACGTACAAAAAGCATTATCCCCAGGATGATGAGATTGCGCTGATCGCCGCCGCGTATCCCGGAATGAAGAGCGTTGCCGAAGATCAGATTCGCGGGCTCCTGCGCACCCGCCGCCGCGTGCCGCCTAATAAGCCGGACACTTTTGGCATCAGCAGCGCCGAGCAACTGGGCGTTCAGTTTCGTGACATTATGCAAGGTATCTTCCAATTAGTGGTCTCCGTGGTTTCCGTCGGGCTTCTTGTCGGTGGCGTAGGAGTGATGAACATTATGCTGATGTCAGTCACTGAGAGAACTCGGGAAATTGGCGTCCGCAAAGCCATTGGCGCCCGCAAGCGCGATATCAGCTTTCAATTTATTACTGAAGCCATGACGTTGACGGGCATTGGGGGATTCCTGGGTGTTATCTTGTCTCTGATCTTCAGCTTCCTGATGCAGCTCGCGCATTTTCCGTCGTCCGTGCCCATTTGGGCAATCCTGCTGGCGCTCGCGGTGGCATGCAGCGTAGGCTTATTTTTCGGGATTTATCCTGCAGTCAAAGCGGCAAGGCTCGATCCGGTGACGGCGCTGAGATACGAGTAA
- a CDS encoding ABC transporter permease — MHIPASAPENIPVKQTGTNDQDLDRSSRRGVSLKEPMLIALETLRAHKLRSFLTLLGVILSVSTLIIVVSMVQGANKYVAEKVANFGSNVFLVMRFPLITSAEQFVKLSRSNKNITWEDYEYVRDNMTFADAVGLEARRNGKVKYKTESIEDIDVRGVTANMGGIDTEEPVLGRYVTDADDVHRANVTMIGNDVAKRFFAGVDPLGKSIYIDGEAYEVVGVAKEMGSAFGQSQDSFVYIPIQTWRKVYGSNSSMNINVKAAAADLMQPAEDEARVLMRARRHLAGKQDDTFGVVEPSAIMELYNSLTGSLASGSIFVVFIFLVIGGIVIMNIMLASVTERTREIGVRKSLGATRRDVLLQFLVESGVMATIGGIMGVVVAAVISFAVGKLTPFPMDLPIRWVIIGVLVSTAVGVFFGVYPAYKASKLNPIEALRFEA, encoded by the coding sequence ATGCATATTCCAGCATCAGCTCCGGAGAATATTCCAGTCAAACAGACCGGGACTAATGACCAAGACCTCGACCGGTCATCGCGCAGGGGTGTCTCGCTCAAAGAGCCGATGCTTATCGCTCTGGAAACTTTGCGCGCGCACAAGCTGCGATCGTTCCTCACGCTCCTGGGCGTGATCCTCTCCGTTTCAACCTTAATCATTGTGGTTTCCATGGTGCAGGGCGCAAATAAATATGTTGCGGAAAAAGTTGCTAACTTCGGTTCCAACGTTTTTCTGGTGATGCGCTTTCCCCTGATCACCAGTGCGGAACAGTTCGTGAAACTCTCGCGTAGCAATAAGAATATTACCTGGGAAGACTATGAGTACGTCCGCGACAACATGACATTTGCCGACGCCGTGGGGCTGGAAGCGCGGCGCAACGGAAAAGTCAAATATAAAACGGAGTCGATTGAAGATATTGATGTCCGCGGCGTCACCGCGAATATGGGAGGCATTGATACTGAAGAGCCTGTGCTGGGGCGTTACGTCACAGATGCGGATGACGTGCATCGGGCGAACGTGACGATGATAGGAAATGACGTGGCCAAACGGTTTTTTGCCGGCGTCGATCCCCTGGGCAAGTCCATTTACATTGATGGCGAGGCTTACGAAGTAGTGGGCGTGGCCAAGGAGATGGGAAGCGCCTTTGGCCAGTCGCAAGATAGTTTTGTCTACATCCCCATCCAAACGTGGCGCAAGGTGTACGGCAGCAATAGTTCAATGAATATCAACGTCAAGGCCGCGGCCGCGGACCTGATGCAGCCTGCTGAAGACGAAGCCCGCGTATTGATGCGTGCACGCCGGCATCTGGCCGGGAAACAGGATGATACGTTCGGCGTGGTGGAGCCTTCTGCGATCATGGAGCTTTACAACAGCCTGACCGGCTCACTGGCCAGCGGTTCAATTTTTGTCGTCTTCATCTTTCTCGTGATTGGCGGAATCGTGATTATGAACATCATGCTGGCCAGCGTCACGGAAAGAACGCGGGAGATCGGTGTCCGCAAATCGCTTGGCGCCACGCGGCGCGATGTCCTGCTGCAATTTTTGGTTGAATCCGGGGTAATGGCGACCATTGGCGGAATCATGGGCGTGGTGGTTGCCGCAGTGATTTCTTTTGCCGTGGGAAAACTGACTCCGTTTCCCATGGATCTGCCGATACGCTGGGTCATCATCGGCGTGCTTGTATCTACCGCGGTTGGCGTATTTTTCGGCGTCTATCCGGCGTACAAAGCTTCCAAGCTGAATCCCATTGAGGCACTGAGGTTTGAAGCATGA
- a CDS encoding enoyl-CoA hydratase/isomerase family protein, giving the protein MGNKVRLELTHSGQVARITLAAPKANILDKDMMLGLGTALNELAAQKNLKAIVLAGAGAHFSFGASIEEHLPDRIGDTLMQLRNLLLKMAAAPAPMIAVVRGQCLGGGFELALACDLIVAEDSAQLGLPEIKLGVFPPAGAALLPARIGSGRAAELVLTGSSWTAERAYVAGLVNRVFSSGDLDRQLDAWLESDFLPRSAAALRFAAQACRRSLMRALENDLPALERLYLDQLMGQPDAVEGVLAFLEKRQPHWVADQMLSETPCEKML; this is encoded by the coding sequence ATGGGGAACAAGGTCCGGCTGGAACTTACACACAGCGGCCAAGTCGCGCGGATCACACTGGCTGCGCCCAAAGCCAATATCCTGGACAAAGACATGATGCTGGGGCTTGGTACGGCATTGAATGAATTGGCCGCGCAAAAAAACCTGAAAGCAATCGTACTGGCGGGAGCGGGCGCGCACTTCAGCTTTGGCGCGAGTATCGAAGAGCATCTGCCGGACCGAATCGGCGATACGCTGATGCAGCTGCGGAACCTCCTGCTGAAAATGGCGGCTGCACCCGCGCCGATGATCGCGGTGGTCCGTGGGCAATGTCTGGGCGGCGGATTCGAACTGGCGCTGGCATGCGACTTGATTGTTGCGGAAGACAGCGCGCAGCTCGGGCTGCCAGAGATCAAGCTGGGAGTTTTTCCTCCGGCAGGTGCTGCGCTCTTGCCAGCGCGTATCGGTTCGGGGCGCGCTGCGGAATTGGTGCTGACCGGGTCCAGTTGGACCGCCGAACGCGCGTATGTAGCAGGATTAGTCAACAGAGTTTTCTCCAGCGGCGATCTTGATCGGCAGCTGGATGCCTGGCTCGAGTCAGATTTTCTGCCTCGCTCGGCTGCGGCATTGCGTTTTGCCGCGCAGGCATGTCGACGGTCGCTGATGCGCGCGCTGGAGAACGATTTGCCGGCCCTCGAACGACTTTACCTCGACCAGCTCATGGGGCAGCCCGACGCCGTGGAAGGAGTGCTGGCTTTCCTGGAAAAACGCCAGCCGCACTGGGTGGCAGACCAGATGCTTTCCGAAACTCCTTGCGAAAAGATGCTGTAA